TTCTGGATTTGGGTTCTGCGTTGATGATGCATGTAGTTAGAGAGTTGTTGAGGGATCAGTTGTTAGAATGGCTACAATGGTGGCTAGGGGTAGCAGTCCTCTGTCTTCCTCAATCTCTATTCAAGAAAGGGGTAGGAGGAACAAGAGAAAGTTTCGAGCTGATCCACCTATAATGGACCCGATTCCAGCCAACCCTCCATTGCAAACCGAATGCTCCAACTTCGAAGAGTTATTCCCTGTTGAGAGGAACTCGGATGATCCCAGCCTTGAGCACCATGCAGGTGCCTGCGATGCATGTGGGACGCTTATGTGTGGTCCTCTAGAAGGGCTGGGATTGGAGGAATTCCAAGACACGGATTGGAGTGAGCCCACAGAAACCCAACTTGAGGACATCTTGTTGAGTAATTTGGATACCATCTTTAAGAGTGCAATTAAGATCATCACTTCTTTTGGATACTCTGAGGAGGTGGCAACAAGTGTTGTCTTGAGGTCCGGGCTTTGTTATGGGTGCAAAGATACAGTTTCTAACGTTGTTGACAATGCATTGGCATTTTTGAGGAGTGTGCAAGAGGTTGAATCTTCTAGAACAGAGAATTCATCAGAGGATTTGCAGAAATTGGCAAAGACTGTGTTGGCAGACATGATTAGCGTGCTTAGGGAGGTCCGACCATTCTTTAGTATAGGTGATGCGATGTGGTGCTTGCTGATCTGTGATATGAATATTTCCCATGCTTGTGCGTTGGACGATAATCCCTTGAATTATATGGGAAATGGTGAGACCTCAGGCAGTTCTGCTTCTTATCAAGTGGAATCAGGCTCAAACTCCAATAGTATTTCTTCTCCAACTGCTCCTGAATCAAATGCTCCTGGACCTGAGAGATTGAAAACTGTTTTACCTTATCCTGGGACTAATCCACGACCTGAAATGTTCACTGTGGTAGGGATCCCAAATTTACCTTATGGCAGGTTGTTGGCCTCAAGCAACGTGCACGAGATGGTTCCAAATCTTAATGCGGGGAAGGAGAATCCAATTTCTTCATCTGGTCATATGGAGGAATCCTCTGCTTCAACCATTTCTCAATGTCTACAAGAAGGGAAGCCGGTAGGTAGTAGAAGGGTCCATTTAGGTAGTACAAAGAGGGAGTTTAATCTCCGGCAGAAGCCAATTCACTTTGAGAAGAGCTACAGAGCATTGGGATCTAAGGCAGCTTATAGAGCATGCAAACAGAGTGGTTTTGGGGGTGTAATATTGGATAGGAAAAGCAAGCCCATTTCCAATTCTAAAATTATAAACATGAAGAGCACCTCCATTAAGGTAGGCAAAGCAATGGGAATAGATAAGTCAAAAGCAGACACAACAGTTGAACTATCTTTTACTGCTGGACTTTCCTCTAGTGCATCATGCAGTGCAAAAGCAGTTAGCGGCACATCTCCAACACCTTCTGCAAACACGGAACTTTCTCTGTCTCTGCCTTCTCCAAGCAGCAGTGGTGCTGGTTTGAAACAAGACTGTAGTATTGAGGCTTCACATTTCAGTAATTTTGCTGGCATCCACACTGACAAGATATCTTGGGATTGGGTCCCACAGGACAAGAAGGATGACATGCTGGTTAAAGTAGTTTCCCGGCTACGGGAACTCCAGGCACAACTGCAGGACTGGACAGACTGGGCCCAGCAAAAGGTGATGCAGGCTGCCCATAGACTGAGCAAAGACAAGCTTGAGCTGCAAAACTTGAGACAGGAAAGGGAAGATGTCATTCGTCTCCAAAAAGAAAGGCGGAATTTGGAAGATAACACCAGAAAAAAGCTTGGGGAGATGGAAATTGCAATATCAAAGGCAAATGACCAGGTTGAGAGAGCCAGTGCTGCTGCACGCAGGCTCGAAGTTGAGAATGCCCGGCTGAGGCTGGAAATGGAAGCTGCAAAGTTACAGGCTGCAGAAGCGGCGGCTACTTGTCATGATGTTACAGGAAGGGAGATAAAGACTCATAAAATATTCCAGTCATGGGAGAGGCAAAAGTCATCATGTCAAGAGGAGCTTGTGAGTGAAAAGCAGAAACTCTTTCTGCTGCAGCAGCAATTAGAACATGCTAAAGAACGCCAACATCAGTTagaggtctctctctctctctctctctcatctttaTGTGCCCTGGGCTTGTTCAAGTTTTTGTTTTGGTGCATTACATGTAACTCCCTTTGAACAGTCTGATTGCTTTTCTGTAATTCATGAGATTATCATGCTCTAGCACATGTTTTAATGTTTCAATCCTGTATCTAACTAGCTTACTTTCCTCTAGGTGGAATAGTCTATATTtccattgttttttcttttcctgTGTAGAAGTCTTCTTGGTTTGAGTATCTCAAAAGGATAAGGTGAAGTTCTAGTTAAGTACAATGGAAGCCtctccgtctctctctctctctctctctctctctctctctctctctctctctctcagagatGTTTCTGTTCCTTGTGCTTTTGCAAATGAGTGGTGTTGTGTATGTGCCTTTTGCTTGTGCAAGTGAGTTGTGTGGTCCATTACATGTAACTCCCTTTGAACGGACAAAATTCTTTGCTTTAATTCATGAGATTATTACACTCTAGCACAGCACCTTTCTCAGTCCTGTACCTGAATATCTTACCTTTCTCTAAGTGGGTTAGTTTAGATTTGCAATGTTTTTCTTTTACCTTTTCTTGTGTGAAAATGTCTTTGGTGTATGTCAAAAAGATAAGGACATTCTTTTTGTGTGAAAGCACAATGAAGCTTAATAAAGCTAAGAAAGGGTAGCAATTAGATTGTAAGTGCAACGCATAGGGGCATTTTTACCCACAGACTGAGATGTAGTCTGAACATATGGAACTGAAATTATTCTTCAGTTTCTGTTTATGCCTTAAAGCAACCGTTGTCCGCATTCTTGCTGCCAAATTGCTCGAGGGTGCTTGCAGTGATGAAGACGAAGAATGATTTATTCATAATGATTAACATTTCGAATAAAAGGATATGCTAGCTGAGGATTTGGTAAAACATTTTGTACATTCGCCTGTTGTTTTCACTGAGAAAGGATAGTTATTGATTTTCATACCCCAAGCTTTGATACGAACTCAGCCTTATATTGAGATGTTATTTTCTTGAAACATTTCACTCTAGTGgcgtttgaaaaagaaaaaaaatcagcacTATCTCAGGAAAGAAAAGACAAaaccttttcttctttttgattgttaaaaatattcaaatgaaAAAGAACATATTgggaaaatccatgaagagtagGCTTGTCTTTGGTATCTTATTTTCCAttaccttttcttttttctttttcaatcaCATTCCTTGAAGAGTTGTGACCTTTATGTTGAATTGCTAAAATCCTTTCCATCATCCATAACGATCTGTCTGTTTTGATATCATGTTCTTTAAATCAGAATtctaatttcttttgttcttattACACATGAAAAATATTACAGGCTAGGTGGAGACAAGAAgtaaaaatgaaggatgaagccCTCTCACTGTCCAACTCTGAAAGAACtaagcaagaaaaaattgagactTCAGCGAAATCACATGAAAATGCATCAATAGTGAAAGAAGAAAATGACTTACAGAAGTACAAAAATGATATCCGGAGGCTTGAGCAGCAGACTCTGCAATTGCGGTTAATGATAGACTCCTCAAAGTTTGCAACATTAAAATGGGGCATGAATAAAAGTTATGCGTCATGCCTTTCTGATGGAAGAAAGAGCAGTAATGCATATTATTTGACAAAGGTTATTTCCCAGGACCTGGGATCTGACGACATACAGCCCGAACGAGAGTGCGTGATGTGCTTGGCTGAAGAGATGTCTGTCATTTTCCTTCCTTGTGCTCACCAAGTTGTTTGCACCAAATGCAATGAGCTTCATGAGAAGCAGGGTATGAAGGATTGTCCTTCATGTAGGACATCCATCCAGCGGAGAATTTCTGTACGTTCTGCTGACTCTTAGCTTGCATATACATTCTGAGCTCGATTGAGTTAAAGAGTTCAGAAATAATGTTATGTGAGACTTTAAAATGAATAATGCATCCTAGAACATTTTACACTGGATATGGACAAACAATTGCTCAACAAATTGCAATCTTTTTTTGGTACATCTATTGTTCCTTGTATATTCTGATATTTATATTTAAGTAGCTGATGCCTTGAAGCGTATAGAGATGCCATTTACAAGTTTTCAGTATATAGAAATGTCTTGCAAAAAGCTTGGCATATGCTGGTAGTTTGTCATGATCaattcttttaaatattttaattcgaAGATCATATTTGTTAGCAATATGATTAAACAACATCCAATTCTGGTTGTTCGTGTTTTGTGCTGCTATCTTGTCattttttccttgatcttctttcccCTTGGCTTATTATTCATTGTGCCAACAggtatctcaattttttttttttggtagcaagCCTCACTCATTCTGAATTACCCTCTTGAGGAAGGGGTGGTTCAACACTTGCATCTGTATTGACATGCGAGCAATTTTGTATGATCCTTATCTAGCACTAGGGTGCAAATGACCCTTGgaaaatttatgtttatattaTGATTAGCATGTGTTTGTTGTTTGAATTTAGATGTAGATTTGAAAGTGTAAGGGATAGACGAGTAATGCATCTGAATTTTTACATGGAGTTTAAACAATATTCTCAGTTGTTCCTCTATTTTGTTGCCCACTAATTCTTGTTTTCCAGTGCTAGGATTTGGGCGTGAATAGGAACGAGTGATTCACAAATCTGACCTTCAGATAGGTGAGAAATGGCATAATCAATTATGTCAGTCCAAAGAATAAAATAGAATTATGGATTTGTTATCCATATCTAGGTATAATCTAAATACTAAATGAATGTCTCAATAATTTTAGTCTATATATTGATCTTCCAAAAAAGGCGAGTGACGTGTAGAGTTGGAATTAGCTAGTAGCAGTCACCTTGGTTTATATTTAGTTGCAAAAGCAATGCTTGGAAGTTTGGAAAGTATCATAATAAATGGCTGGTAGGGTCTAGGGCTTAAGTATCTAAAACACAAGGGAGAGAAGATGAAAAGACTTCAGAGAGCAAGCCTTGGGTTCATGATGGTGCAACCTCATTGGTTATGCTTTGCAGTTTGATTTTAGCAGACTTCTTTGAGGAAAAACTGCCGAGAAATTCAGAAACCtcgcaatatatatatatatatatatatatatatatatatatatatatatatatatatatatatatatatatatatatatatatatatatattacgttTTCTTTTAAATTTAGAGCTTTATATAGTAAGTGAAAGGACAAAAAAGGAGTGACAGCATATGCGGTTTTATGTCATATAGCATAGAAATATGAAAAGCAGCTCAAGTAATCCATTAACATGTAATCTTGGATAGGATTTAAGTGTTTTTAATTAGATCAACTAGATCATTGGATAGATGTATGGTCGGTGGACTTGCATATactcaaaaaaaggaaaaaaaaaatgttttctaatcatctctctctctctctctctctctctctctctctgtgtcttTGTGTGAGAGAGATCGGTCTAAGAGGATCTAACTTGATCAAATTCACCAGCGACCACAGAAATGCTGAGATTAGTTGTTACCATACTGGAGCTGTGCTGAAAACTAGAATTTTGAAGTgacaatatttaaaattttaccaGGGGATATAAATGGCAAAAGAATAGCATCTTGTTTGGAAGTCATTAGTGTCGCCACATGAAATGCATATTTGCTATGAAAGGGGAAAGAAGGGGGAAGAAAATGATAACATTGCCCAGTAATTAACTGCCCTGCTACTCATATATGCATTGCAGTAGCTACTTGAAGTTAAAATGATGACATTGTCATGCTCCTAGAGCCGCTACTTGGAGTAGCATGGTAGTTTGGTAATTATTGAAGTGTTGGAGTGGCAAAGGGGTAAGAGTCCTATCCCACTGCTTCCAGTATAATAATAGGGCATCTACATGCATGATACATGTTATCATTTACATGCATAATGTCTTTTAGTATTGTTCATTTGCCaactttatgatattttatgcttaatgtttgatttttcaaattataattttaatgtaTAATTATGTTACTTGTGTATACTATGTTTCATCAGTCTACCGGAGGTGGGCGGCAAAATCATGAACCTTTCATGTACAAACATCCAAAAGAATTGCAATTAATTCATGACAAAAAATGATAAATTGATGGATTCCTAGTAATTTTGtgtatataaatttattgtaTTTGAAGAAAGATAAAGGATGTTGGTAGATGATAAATTTAGTGTATATATCTATTTTCATTTTCCTTGGTTCTCCTTctaccttcaaaaaaaaaaaaaaaagctactgATATCTTTTCCAAGTTAGTAGTTGTTATATAATGGCATTATTCATTCCTTAATTTCTCTCAATTCATATTAAATATATGGGAAAACACTTATCCGTATATCCCCAAAATGAGGAGTATCTTAGCCGTCAAACTTGTTCTCCATGACAGATTGCTAGTAATTGTTTATAGTGTATAAATTCTAGTTGTTGTCTCCAAATATGAAAGGAGAGATATCTGAAGTAAGAATTATTGAACAAGCTGCACAAATATCTGGAGAGACTTCTGAGAATCTAATTTGTGAAATTGTTGATGTAGGCATCATTTATGCATCTCCATGTTTAGGGCTACTTTATAACATATTAGAGGATCACCTGATAGATCTGATTTGAGaatttaatttgatcattttGGACTTTTTCCATGGTCTCCTGCACGACACGGACACAAACGCTGATAGTAGATAAGTAAAGGATCACCTAATAGATTAAGAGGGTGTTTGGTTCACAATCGAAATCAGAAATGGGAACGAAAAtcagaatggcttggaatcagaattggaatagtCAAATCCCCTAAGCGTTTGGTTCATTactggaatcgaaatcgaaattgaaataaaaaattgaattcaTAGAGAAGAGTAGGCATtgtgttctatatagattgagccatttccaTTCCATCTCAGAATTGGAATAGAACTCTTCCCAACTAAATGGttagaatgggagtcacccatttcgAATCCAGACCCTCACTCTTCTTAACTAAACACCTCTTAAGTATCCTATAACACTCCTTTTGAATCTCTTATTTCAATTATAGTCAACATCATCCAAATTCAAGAATTCTCTCTTTACAATGTGAAGTCAGTGGTGCATGCTACATGTGGTTGCTCAATATAAATTGTAAAATATATATCAAACCAATATTACCTATAAAATCTTATGAATAGGACCTTAAAAAGTCATAGTTAAGTTTGAATAACATAATTGAGATGCATTATAATTATTTGTAAGTTTGAGGACCCCTTCATTTGAATGTTATAAGTTTCTCTAGAATTTAACTGGACATTAAGATACTATAAAAGGAAAAACTAAATCAATTcaaattgacaaaaaaaaaaaaaaaaaaaaacttcattaTGGCAGGTCTAGCATTTAAAAGTAGACTTTTGGTTGTCAAATGTTTCCTATAGCCAAGGAGTGCCATCAAGTAGCCTCCCACAACTAGAACTTGGAATAATATTTAAACTATATAGATCTCATCACTTCTTTATCGTCACACGATGTCGAGTTAGCAGAAATAGCATGTCAATGTAAACTGCATCACTTTCGCATATTGTTGTCTACATACGAAAATGTACCTCATTAATGCTTGATCTTAACAAATTGAACTAAAAATATGATGCATTAAGAAGCTTTTGAATCGATAGATTAGTATGTAAGAATAAAAATGTTCTTCGTTCATGcaatattcaaaaaatatgagTATGTTCACCCAGTCTAAATTCAAAATAAtagtcttatcaaaaaaaaaaaattcaaaataatagtAACTAAAAAAACCAATAATCGTAAAAAAGAGTGCAACTAACATATTATGTACTtgtctaacaaaaaaaaaaaaaaaaagtctaccTCGTGCTAgaaatacaaaatattttttaataatttcaaTACTTTATGATTGTTTTAACAAAATATTAGGGAAACTTAAGGGCACTAAAAATCCTTATGATTTGGAAGGTTAAAGAATCTTGAAAGATCTATTGGTTTGTAATCTACgtaatttagaaatattttgcatTCTAGTTATTGATCAACTCTAGTTCTTGACAAATGTAAATTGCTTCTTTTACAAATTCTTTATGGTAATACATGAttctatatataaatataacaagaagtgaaattctttgtacaccattcATGATGTAGAAAATCTAACGTGGAGTACACAGCTTCATCTTATTGAGCCACGTAACCACCgcttttcaatg
Above is a genomic segment from Elaeis guineensis isolate ETL-2024a chromosome 1, EG11, whole genome shotgun sequence containing:
- the LOC105039771 gene encoding putative E3 ubiquitin-protein ligase RF298; the encoded protein is MATMVARGSSPLSSSISIQERGRRNKRKFRADPPIMDPIPANPPLQTECSNFEELFPVERNSDDPSLEHHAGACDACGTLMCGPLEGLGLEEFQDTDWSEPTETQLEDILLSNLDTIFKSAIKIITSFGYSEEVATSVVLRSGLCYGCKDTVSNVVDNALAFLRSVQEVESSRTENSSEDLQKLAKTVLADMISVLREVRPFFSIGDAMWCLLICDMNISHACALDDNPLNYMGNGETSGSSASYQVESGSNSNSISSPTAPESNAPGPERLKTVLPYPGTNPRPEMFTVVGIPNLPYGRLLASSNVHEMVPNLNAGKENPISSSGHMEESSASTISQCLQEGKPVGSRRVHLGSTKREFNLRQKPIHFEKSYRALGSKAAYRACKQSGFGGVILDRKSKPISNSKIINMKSTSIKVGKAMGIDKSKADTTVELSFTAGLSSSASCSAKAVSGTSPTPSANTELSLSLPSPSSSGAGLKQDCSIEASHFSNFAGIHTDKISWDWVPQDKKDDMLVKVVSRLRELQAQLQDWTDWAQQKVMQAAHRLSKDKLELQNLRQEREDVIRLQKERRNLEDNTRKKLGEMEIAISKANDQVERASAAARRLEVENARLRLEMEAAKLQAAEAAATCHDVTGREIKTHKIFQSWERQKSSCQEELVSEKQKLFLLQQQLEHAKERQHQLEARWRQEVKMKDEALSLSNSERTKQEKIETSAKSHENASIVKEENDLQKYKNDIRRLEQQTLQLRLMIDSSKFATLKWGMNKSYASCLSDGRKSSNAYYLTKVISQDLGSDDIQPERECVMCLAEEMSVIFLPCAHQVVCTKCNELHEKQGMKDCPSCRTSIQRRISVRSADS